A DNA window from Solanum lycopersicum chromosome 3, SLM_r2.1 contains the following coding sequences:
- the LOC101267221 gene encoding glycosyltransferase BC10-like, whose amino-acid sequence MKNEQQYQFTTTKLFTISQRYLHNLVSYFFLFGSGLAIGITLIFYLQDLIPNTLQNKLFFPQIIQFTSPPPPPPPPPHPTPITPPSLPQPQQENIIPLVLNNNETKILDLSGIRLKDFMETPKFSTPKHVMKDEDLIWRAMMVPSVSDLPFNRKPKIAFMFLARGSLPLAPLWERFFQGHEGLYSIYIHSQPSFNGSAPQEGPIFHDRRVASKKVEWGKFNMVEAERRLLANALLDISNERFVLLSESCIPLYDFTTIYDYIINSANTFMESYDLISPVGRGRYNKKMKPLVTLAQWRKGSQWFEVDREIAIDIISDQKYSNLFKRFCRPACYSDEHYLPTFVTMKYWWKNENRTLTWVDWAKGGPHPTKFIRPDVTEDLLYGMRNGTKCEYNGQPSNMCYLFARKFLPSTLDRLLRFAPKIMKFG is encoded by the exons atgaagaatgaaCAACAATATCAATTCACCACTACAAAACTATTCACTATTTCTCAAAGGTACCTCCATAATCTTgtgtcctatttttttttatttgggtcTGGTTTAGCAATTGGTATAACACTAATTTTTTATCTCCAAGACCTAATTCCCAACACTTtacaaaacaaattatttttcccCCAAATAATCCAATTCACCTCACCTCCACCTCcaccacccccacccccacaccCTACACCAATTACCCCACCATCACTTCCACAAcctcaacaagaaaatattattcctcttgttttaaataataatgagaCCAAAATTTTAGACCTTAGTGGAATAAGGTTAAAAGATTTTATGGAGACACCAAAATTTAGTACTCCTAAACATGTTATGAAAGATGAAGACTTGATATGGAGGGCTATGATGGTGCCAAGTGTTAGTGATTTGCCATTTAATAGAAAACCAAAGATTGCTTTTATGTTTCTTGCAAGAGGAAGTTTACCATTGGCACCATTATGGGAAAGATTTTTCCAAGGACATGAAGGCctttattctatttatattcatTCTCAACCATCTTTTAATGGAAGTGCTCCACAAGAAGGACCTATTTTTCATGACAGAAGAGTAGCAAGTAAG AAAGTAGAATGGGGAAAATTCAACATGGTGGAAGCAGAGCGACGATTACTAGCGAACGCGTTATTAGACATATCGAACGAACGTTTCGTGCTTCTTTCGGAGTCATGCATTCCTCTATACGACTTCACGACCATCTATGACTACATCATCAACTCCGCAAACACATTCATGGAGTCTTACGATTTGATAAGCCCAGTGGGACGAGGTCGTTACAACAAGAAAATGAAACCATTGGTAACCCTAGCCCAATGGCGAAAAGGGTCCCAATGGTTCGAGGTCGATCGAGAGATCGCCATCGACATAATATCGGatcaaaaatattctaatttgTTCAAGAGATTTTGTAGGCCAGCATGTTATTCAGATGAACATTATTTGCCAACATTTGTGACAATGAAATATTGgtggaaaaatgaaaatagaacaTTGACTTGGGTTGATTGGGCCAAAGGTGGGCCTCATCCAACAAAATTTATCAGGCCTGATGTGACAGAAGATTTGCTTTATGGGATGAGAAATGGGACCAAATGTGAGTATAATGGGCAGCCCAGTAACATGTGTTACTTGTTTGCTAGGAAGTTTTTGCCTAGCACTTTAGATAGGCTTTTGAGATTTGCTcctaaaatcatgaaatttggataa
- the LOC101265218 gene encoding AP-3 complex subunit delta produces the protein MAGPSLLDSLFQRSLEDLIKGLRLFVGDESSFISKAVDEIRREIKSTDQQTKATALQKLTYLHSIHGVDMSWAAFHAIELSSSQSFNFKRIAYLAASLSFDPSTTDVILLLTHQLRKDLQSPNSHEVSLALHALYFISTPDLARDLTPEVFTLLNSNKGSTRKKAIAIILRLFELYPDAVRVCFKRLVENLENSDPAIVSAVVGVFCELACKEPKSYLPLAPEFYKILADSRNNWLLIKVLKIFVKLAPLEPRLGKKLVEPICDHLKKTGAKSLAFECVRTIVSSFSEYDSAVRLAVEKIKEFLNEDDPNLKYLGLQALTIVAPKHLWAVLENKDFVIKSLSDADANIKLEALQLVLSMVSEDNVVDICKVLINYALKSDPEFCNEILGCILLTCSRNVYEIIVDFDWYVSLLGEMSRIPHCQKGEEIENQLVDIGMRVKDARPELVRVGRDLLIDPALLGNPFVHRILSAAAWVSGEYVRFSKNPSEIVEALLQPRTSLLPSSIKAVYIQSAFKVLTFYLYYSISTKGVISSASQGVADLMHGRVLENSQFVRTGPVADSDTDDGGLNPRMLHQSVRDASVESFEDMSTAHEWLSSTLPKAEPITEESILNILDLVEITLGPLAGSHEVEILERSRNVLGLVDLIREELPGYLVKREEDDDKGQKKTHEMIKLIAEAFSEELGPVSASSQERVPMPEGIVLNQSLDDLDAICGDLGLHIPTSFSLGKSISSEKDDVTMSDRQSKEEYESTESTSLLAEHRKRHGLYYLQSQKKEMAYDDYPPANDLKTGENADDEADDLIKLTEQSLFSKKKANQAKPRPVVVKLDDGDGPFIPAKKVESKDDLISGAVRDVLLGDEATTSSSRAKKSDKSSSKRRQKDKLDVDKSSGPIEDSKMMENSELENVNLRRSKRHSRGKEKKHRSTAKDRNEHEEGDKQKVSHHHGKHKSRQRADGALTLAAQSPVIPDFLL, from the coding sequence ATGGCCGGTCCTTCTCTTCTCGATTCTCTCTTCCAACGATCTTTAGAAGACTTAATCAAAGGTCTCCGTCTCTTCGTCGGCGATGAATCATCCTTCATCTCCAAAGCCGTCGACGAGATCCGCCGTGAAATCAAGTCCACCGATCAACAGACTAAAGCCACTGCCCTTCAGAAACTCACTTACTTGCATTCCATCCATGGCGTCGACATGTCTTGGGCTGCTTTTCATGCTATAGAACTCTCTTCATCTCAGTCCTTCAATTTCAAACGCATTGCTTATCTCGCCGCTTCGCTTTCATTCGATCCTTCGACTACTGACGTCATCCTCCTGCTGACTCATCAGCTTCGTAAGGACCTTCAATCTCCTAATTCACACGAAGTAAGCCTCGCTCTTCATGCTTTGTATTTCATTTCTACACCTGATTTAGCCCGAGATTTAACTCCCGAGGTATTTACTTTACTGAATAGTAATAAGGGTTCTACTAGGAAGAAGGCTATTGCTATTATTTTGAGACTGTTTGAGTTATATCCAGATGCGGTTAGGGTTTGTTTTAAGAGATTAGTGGAAAATCTGGAGAATTCTGATCCCGCAATTGTATCTGCTGTTGTGGGTGTTTTTTGTGAGCTTGCTTGTAAAGAGCCTAAATCTTATCTCCCTTTAGCGCCTGAGTTTTATAAGATATTGGCGGATTCTCGCAATAATTGGCTGTTGATTAAAGTTTTAAAGATTTTTGTGAAGTTGGCTCCATTGGAGCCGAGGTTGGGGAAAAAGCTGGTGGAGCCGATTTGTGACCATTTGAAGAAAACGGGTGCAAAGTCATTGGCTTTTGAGTGTGTGAGGACTATTGTTAGTAGTTTCAGTGAGTATGATTCTGCTGTGAGGCTTGCTGTTGAGAAGATTAAGGAGTTCTTGAATGAAGATGATCCAAATCTCAAGTATCTTGGTTTGCAAGCACTTACCATTGTTGCACCAAAGCATTTGTGGGCAGTCCTGGAGAATAAGGATTTTGTGATTAAATCGTTAAGTGATGCAGATGCAAATATTAAACTTGAGGCCTTGCAGCTTGTTTTATCTATGGTTTCTGAGGATAATGTGGTGGATATTTGCAAGGTTTTGATTAATTATGCTCTTAAGTCTGACCCAGAGTTCTGTAATGAGATTCTGGGATGCATCTTGCTGACATGTTCAAGAAATGTGTATGAGATAATTGTGGATTTTGATTGGTATGTATCACTTCTTGGGGAAATGTCGAGAATTCCACACTGTCAGAAGGGGGAGGAAATAGAGAATCAGCTTGTGGATATAGGTATGAGAGTCAAAGATGCAAGACCAGAACTTGTTCGAGTTGGCCGTGATTTGCTTATTGATCCTGCATTGCTTGGCAATCCTTTTGTACACAGGATTTTATCAGCAGCTGCTTGGGTGTCTGGGGAGTATGTTCGCTTTTCAAAAAATCCATCAGAAATTGTGGAAGCACTGCTGCAACCAAGAACCAGTTTATTGCCATCATCAATAAAAGCTGTATATATCCAGTCTGCATTCAAAGTACTTACCTTTTATCTGTATTACTCTATTTCTACCAAGGGAGTTATTTCTTCAGCTTCCCAAGGAGTGGCAGATCTGATGCATGGAAGAGTACTGGAAAATTCTCAGTTTGTAAGAACTGGACCAGTAGCTGATAGTGACACAGATGATGGGGGGTTGAATCCCAGGATGTTACATCAATCTGTTAGGGATGCTTCAGTAGAGAGTTTTGAGGATATGTCTACTGCTCATGAGTGGTTGTCCTCGACATTGCCAAAAGCAGAGCCAATAACTGAAGAGTCTATACTTAACATATTAGATCTCGTAGAAATAACGTTGGGGCCACTAGCAGGAAGCCATGAGGTGGAGATACTGGAGAGGTCAAGAAATGTCCTTGGTTTGGTTGATCTGATAAGAGAAGAATTACCTGGTTACTTGGTGAAAAGGGAAGAAGATGATGACAAGGGACAAAAGAAGACTCATGAAATGATCAAACTAATTGCTGAAGCCTTTTCAGAAGAGCTTGGTCCAGTTTCAGCAAGTTCTCAGGAAAGGGTGCCTATGCCTGAAGGAATAGTGCTTAATCAAAGTCTGGATGATCTGGATGCCATATGTGGTGACCTTGGGTTGCATATACCTACTTCTTTCTCCCTTGGAAAATCAATTTCCTCTGAGAAGGATGATGTTACCATGTCTGACCGGCAAAGTAAGGAAGAATATGAATCAACTGAATCAACGTCTCTTCTTGCTGAGCATCGCAAACGTCACGGGCTATATTATTTACAGTCACAGAAAAAGGAGATGGCATATGATGATTACCCACCTGCTAATGACCTGAAGACTGGAGAGAATGCTGATGATGAGGCTGATGATCTGATTAAGCTGACAGAACAATCTCTCTTCTCTAAGAAAAAGGCAAACCAAGCAAAGCCTAGGCCTGTAGTAGTGAAACTGGATGATGGGGATGGACCTTTTATCCCTGCCAAAAAGGTAGAGTCAAAAGATGACCTAATCTCTGGTGCTGTGAGAGATGTTCTTTTAGGTGATGAAgcaacaacatcatcatcacgGGCTAAGAAGTCTGACAAGTCATCAAGTAAGAGAAGACAGAAGGACAAGTTAGATGTAGACAAGTCTTCTGGACCAATAGAGGATTCTAAAATGATGGAGAATTCTGAACTAGAAAATGTAAATTTGAGAAGAAGCAAACGCCATTCTCGTGGTAAAGAGAAGAAACATAGAAGTACTGCAAAAGATAGAAATGAACATGAAGAAGGAGATAAGCAGAAGGTTAGCCATCACCATGGCAAGCATAAATCCAGACAAAGGGCAGACGGGGCTCTAACATTAGCAGCACAATCACCTGTAATTCCTGATTTTCTTTTGTAG